In Clostridia bacterium, a genomic segment contains:
- a CDS encoding recombinase family protein has product MQTAVIYARYSSESQNEQSIEGQLRVCNAYAEAHHLLVLNQYIDRAMTGRNDARPEFQKMLADSKDHKFEVVLVYKLDRFSRNKYESVMHKKTLKDNGVIVVSATENIPDTPEGVILESLLEGMNQYYSMELSQKVHRGLTESYLKGNFTGGRIRYGYRVEGKKVYIVEEEAAIIREVYFKYAQGYTVPDILLSLNNRNLRNREGNSFHVKYLYDMLHYPKYRGLVEHDGVVYDNIFPRIISDEIWEKVSQRHQEDALGVGVKTSSNYLLSGKMYCAHCFHPLIGISAHGRHCKYYYYACNRGRRVPNDCEARPLDRDTIHDIVFNTTCALVADNNMIAELAHLIMQEHNRAVKDDYTLQSLESRLQTVKRAMENLLRAIESGIITEQTKARMEELQEQAQRLQLEINVEKIRVRPDLETIDVVDFLRSQFFGETQDDEIRKALLKTFIYTIIRDDNKITIVYNFRNDYNPTKIKREELETLLHIAEQKGVVFKKATYFFTPDRFGVQISYNPSA; this is encoded by the coding sequence ATGCAAACAGCGGTAATCTATGCTCGCTACAGCAGCGAATCGCAAAACGAACAGTCCATAGAAGGACAGTTGCGCGTGTGTAACGCGTACGCGGAGGCGCATCATCTATTGGTTCTCAATCAATATATCGACCGCGCTATGACAGGCAGAAATGACGCCAGACCGGAATTCCAAAAGATGCTCGCGGACAGCAAAGACCACAAATTCGAGGTGGTGCTGGTCTACAAGTTGGATAGGTTCTCCCGTAACAAATACGAATCGGTCATGCACAAGAAAACGTTGAAAGACAACGGAGTGATCGTCGTATCGGCGACAGAGAACATACCCGACACACCCGAGGGCGTTATCTTGGAATCGCTTTTGGAAGGCATGAACCAATACTACTCGATGGAGTTGTCCCAAAAAGTACACCGTGGCTTGACCGAGAGTTATCTCAAAGGCAACTTTACCGGCGGGCGCATTCGCTACGGCTATAGAGTCGAAGGCAAAAAGGTGTACATCGTCGAAGAAGAGGCAGCCATTATCCGTGAGGTGTATTTCAAATACGCACAGGGATATACCGTGCCCGACATTCTTCTTTCCCTCAATAATCGCAACCTACGAAACCGAGAGGGCAACTCCTTCCACGTGAAATACCTATACGATATGCTTCACTATCCCAAATATCGGGGGTTGGTAGAACACGATGGGGTTGTCTACGACAACATATTCCCGCGTATCATAAGCGACGAGATATGGGAAAAAGTCTCACAACGACACCAAGAAGACGCGTTGGGCGTCGGCGTCAAAACAAGCAGCAACTATCTATTGTCCGGCAAGATGTACTGCGCTCATTGCTTTCATCCGCTAATCGGCATCTCTGCGCATGGTCGGCACTGCAAATACTACTATTATGCCTGTAATCGGGGCCGTCGCGTACCGAATGACTGCGAAGCGAGACCGCTCGACAGAGATACGATACACGACATAGTATTCAACACGACCTGCGCTCTCGTTGCCGACAATAATATGATCGCCGAGCTTGCTCATCTCATTATGCAAGAGCACAACCGAGCCGTGAAAGACGACTACACGTTGCAATCGCTGGAGAGCAGGTTGCAAACAGTAAAGCGTGCGATGGAGAATTTGTTGCGTGCCATTGAGTCGGGCATCATCACCGAGCAAACGAAAGCGCGTATGGAAGAACTGCAAGAACAAGCACAACGCTTGCAGCTGGAAATCAACGTGGAGAAGATACGGGTACGCCCCGACCTCGAAACCATTGATGTCGTGGACTTCCTGCGATCGCAATTCTTTGGCGAAACGCAAGACGACGAGATACGAAAAGCGTTGCTGAAAACTTTTATCTACACGATAATACGCGATGACAACAAGATAACGATAGTGTACAACTTCCGCAATGATTACAACCCGACGAAAATCAAGCGAGAGGAATTGGAAACGCTACTACATATAGCAGAACAAAAAGGGGTGGTCTTCAAAAAGGCCACCTACTTTTTTACTCCAGACCGCTTCGGAGTACAAATATCCTACAATCCGTCGGCGTAA
- a CDS encoding recombinase family protein — translation MKKAVIYARYRGDASIPAQPYIEEQIEKCMCYAQEHDIQVKRVYTEIEVWGVPAQPRVIREQMILDSASHEWDTVLVTDMDKLARKRTDAWECKHRLEKNGVTIEPITQKNIAEEIIIEQILIGMEKYEARRKK, via the coding sequence ATGAAAAAAGCCGTCATTTATGCAAGGTATCGTGGAGATGCCAGCATACCCGCACAACCGTATATCGAGGAACAAATTGAAAAGTGCATGTGCTATGCGCAAGAACACGATATACAAGTCAAAAGAGTCTATACCGAGATAGAAGTATGGGGAGTACCCGCACAACCGAGAGTAATCCGCGAACAAATGATATTGGACAGCGCAAGTCACGAATGGGATACCGTACTCGTTACCGATATGGACAAGCTCGCAAGAAAACGCACTGACGCTTGGGAGTGCAAACACCGTTTAGAAAAGAACGGAGTCACCATCGAGCCCATCACTCAAAAGAACATTGCCGAGGAAATCATCATCGAACAAATCTTGATTGGCATGGAAAAGTATGAAGCAAGGAGGAAGAAATAA